Proteins from a genomic interval of Quercus lobata isolate SW786 chromosome 11, ValleyOak3.0 Primary Assembly, whole genome shotgun sequence:
- the LOC115968532 gene encoding copper-transporting ATPase PAA1, chloroplastic, producing the protein MESTLSATTTTIALFTVSKALNRKLCRTPLSQCLSSQLLTRRFRCISTHYHHGNPFAFSSSSLMKLCAASVPPVRRRLECVASSAASFASGGGGGGGGVGGESSGGGGGGGSDGGDAKANLVASGAQEVSALPSDVIVLDVGGMTCGGCAASVKRILESQPQVSSASVNLTTETAVVWPVSEAKVTANWQQQLGEALAKHLTTCGFNSNLRDSGRDNFFKVFERKMEEKRSRLEESGRNLAVSWALCAVCLFGHLSHFFGANASWIHAFHSTGFHLSLSLFTLLGPGHQLILDGVRSLLKGAPNMNTLVGLGALSSFTVSSLAALIPKLGWKAFFEEPIMLIAFVLLGRNLEQRAKIKATSDMTGLLSILPSKARLLVNDDAKELGLMVEVPCSSLSVGDQIIVLPGDRVPADGIVRAGRSTVDESSFTGEPLPVTKLPGSQVSAGSINLNGTLTVEVRRPGGETAMGDIFRLVEEAQSREAPVQRLADKVSGHFTYGVMALSAATFMFWSLFGARILPGALYQGSSVSLALQLSCSVLVVACPCALGLATPTAVLVGTSLGATRGLLWRGGSILEKFAMVNTIVFDKTGTLTIGRPVVTKVVTPGCMRSTDSKENAHHTWSEVEVLKLAAGVETNTVHPVGKAIVEAARAVDCQNAKVVDGTFIEEPGSGTVGIIENKKVSVGTLDWIQRHGVNENPFQEVEDVKNQSVVYVGVDNALAGIIYFEDQIREDAGYVVESLTRQGINIYMLSGDKRSTAEHVGSVVGIPKEKVLSGVKPDEKKKFISKLQKDQNVVAMVGDGINDAAALASSDVGIAMGGGVGAASEVSSIVLMGNRLSQLLDALELSRLTMKTVKQNLWWAFAYNIVGIPIAAGMLLPVTGTMLTPSIAGALMGLSSIGVMANSLLLRFKFSSKQKQINGSYANAKSQFGP; encoded by the exons ATGGAGTCCACACTATCTGCAACAACCACGACGATAGCGCTTTTCACTGTCTCCAAGGCCCTAAACCGCAAGCTCTGCCGAACACCACTGAGTCAATGCCTCTCGAGTCAACTCTTGACTCGCCGATTCCGATGCATTTCCACCCATTACCACCACGGCAATCCTTTcgctttctcttcttcttcgcTGATGAAACTGTGTGCTGCTTCAGTGCCTCCAGTGCGGCGCCGTTTGGAGTGCGTTGCTAGCTCCGCTGCTTCGTTCGCCTCTGGCGGTGGAGGCGGCGGTGGCGGGGTTGGCGGAGAGAGCAGTGgcggtggaggtggaggtggatcGGACGGTGGAGATGCGAAGGCGAATTTGGTTGCCAGTGGAGCCCAGGAGGTCTCCGCGTTGCCGTCTGATGTGATTGTACTCGATGTTGGA GGAATGACATGTGGAGGATGTGCAGCTAGTGTGAAAAGAATTCTAGAAAGTcag CCACAAGTGTCATCTGCTAGTGTGAATCTGACAACAGAGACAGCTGTAGTATGGCCTGTATCTGAAGCCAAGGTTACAGCGAACTGGCAACAACAGTTAGGAGAGGCACTAGCAAAGCATTTGACTACCTGTGGTTTTAATTCTAACCTTCGAG ATTCAGGAAGAGACAATTTCTTCAAagtttttgaaaggaaaatggAAGAGAAGCGTAGTCGTTTGGAAGAAAGCG GTCGTAATCTTGCCGTTTCCTGGGCTTTATGTGCTGTCTGCCTCTTTGgtcatctctctcatttctttGGAGCTAATGCTTCATGGATCCATGCATTTCACTCCACTGGATTCCATCTTTCCTTGTCTTTATTTACATTGCTTGGTCCTGGGCATCAACTGATCCTTGATGGTGTGAGAAGCCTTCTCAAAGGGGCTCCAAACATGAACACATTAGTTGGTCTTGGGGCTCTATCGTCATTTACAGTCAGTTCATTAGCTGCCTTGATACCGAAACTG GGTTGGAAGGCTTTTTTTGAGGAACCGATAATGTTAATAGCATTTGTCTTGttaggaagaaatcttgaaCAGAGAGCTAAAATCAAAGCAACCAGTGATATGACTGGACTTCTCAGTATTTTACCATCAAAAGCTCGGCTTTTGGTCAATGATGATGCAAAAGAGTTGGGTTTAATGGTTGAAGTTCCTTGTAGCAGTCTTTCTGTTGGAGATCAAATTATTGTACTTCCTGGA GATCGTGTTCCAGCAGATGGAATTGTCAGAGCTGGTAGAAGTACCGTTGATGAGTCTAGTTTCACAGGAGAGCCACTGCCAGTGACCAAATTACCTGGG AGTCAAGTTTCAGCTGGAAGCATAAATCTTAATGGAACCCTTACAGTTGAAGTGCGGAGACCAGGGGGTGAGACTGCTATGGGAGACATTTTCCGTTTGGTGGAAGAAGCACAAAGTAGGGAAGCTCCTGTACAGCGGTTGGCTGACAAG GTGTCTGGGCACTTTACATATGGAGTAATGGCACTTTCTGCTGCTACGTTTATGTTTTGGAGTCTGTTTGGTGCACGTATTCTACCTGGTGCTTTGTATCAAGGAAGTTCGGTCTCATTGGCACTGCAGCTCTCTTGCAGTGTTCTG GTGGTTGCTTGCCCATGTGCGTTAGGCTTAGCCACACCAACTGCTGTGCTG GTTGGAACTTCATTAGGGGCAACAAGAGGACTGCTGTGGCGTGGTGGAAGTATCTTAGAGAAGTTTGCAATGGTGAACACTATTGTATTTGACAAAACGGGGACTCTTACAATTGGCAGGCCTGTTGTGACAAAGGTTGTGACTCCTGGATGCATGAGAAGTACAGATTCAAA AGAAAATGCCCATCATACATGGTCTGAAGTTGAGGTTCTCAAGTTAGCTGCTGGAGTGGAGACAAATACAGTTCATCCGGTTGGGAAAGCAATTGTGGAAGCTGCTCGGGCTGTTGATTGTCAGAATGCAAAG gTGGTGGATGGAACATTCATTGAAGAACCTGGGTCTGGTACTGTAGGAATCATTGAGAACAAAAAGGTCTCTGTTGGCACATTGGACTGGATTCAAAG GCATGGAGTTAATGAGAATCCATTTCAAGAAGTGGAGGATGTTAAGAATCAGTCTGTCGTCTATGTTGGAGTAGATAATGCACTTGCtggtattatttattttgaggatCAAATAAGGGAAGATGCTGGATATGTCGTTGAATCTTTGACTAGGCAGGGAATTAACATATATATGCTGTCTGGGGACAAGAGAAGTACTGCTGAGCATGTTGGGTCCGTTGTTGGTATTCCAAAAGAAAAG GTTCTCTCTGGAGTTAAACCCGATGAGAAGAAGAAATTCATAAGCAAACTTCAGAAGGATCAGAATGTTGTAGCCATGGTTGGTGATGGAATTAATGATGCTGCAGCCTTGGCTTCATCAGACGTTGGAATTGCTATGGGCGGGGGTGTAGGAGCTGCTAGTGAGGTGTCTTCTATTGTGCTGATGGGCAACAGGCTCTCGCAG